A single region of the Thermoanaerobacterium aotearoense genome encodes:
- the pnpS gene encoding two-component system histidine kinase PnpS, with product MFKKLYYTYFIISFLGILATSFFFIGKVSMVRFVIGMLFGLIVSNFFGYRLIKGIVQPINEITDVAKEITKGNYEHRIEIKSIDEIGQLSFAINTMSDKLQETIDELYDRNAKLEAILKSLVNGVVAFDENEKILLINDSARTMLGIKDNYAVGKHILDVVRNSKFHDVLEKIIKDKGYNIDNFEIDTFNKHLKIYSSPIVHQVTHKKLGFVVIINDITEIRKLEKIRSDFVANVSHELRTPLTSIRGFIETLREGAIDNVERRDRFLEIIEFEAERLTRLINDILTLSEIENLKEGFVKEDIAIDEEINEIFYIMEKTANDKNIRLIKDLNCRNVVIKTSKDRLRQMIINLVDNGIKYTPEGGYVKVTTNDRENNVVIEVEDSGIGISKENIPRLFERFYRVDKGRSRKLGGTGLGLAIVKHIVESMKGTIAVESEIGKGTKFTIILPKEQK from the coding sequence ATGTTTAAAAAACTGTACTACACCTATTTTATCATAAGCTTTTTAGGCATCTTGGCAACATCATTTTTTTTTATTGGGAAAGTGTCAATGGTGAGGTTTGTCATCGGGATGCTTTTTGGGCTAATTGTCAGCAACTTTTTTGGTTACAGGCTAATAAAAGGTATTGTTCAGCCTATCAATGAGATTACCGATGTTGCTAAAGAGATAACGAAAGGCAATTACGAGCATAGAATTGAGATAAAATCAATCGATGAGATTGGTCAATTATCATTTGCCATAAATACAATGTCGGACAAGCTTCAAGAGACGATAGACGAGCTGTACGATAGAAATGCAAAGTTAGAAGCTATCTTGAAAAGTTTAGTAAATGGCGTTGTAGCTTTTGACGAAAATGAGAAAATTTTGCTCATAAATGATTCGGCTCGGACAATGCTTGGCATTAAGGACAATTATGCAGTTGGGAAACACATATTGGATGTTGTGAGAAATTCGAAATTTCACGATGTTTTAGAAAAAATCATAAAGGATAAGGGATACAATATAGATAACTTTGAGATTGACACATTTAACAAACATCTAAAAATATACTCCAGTCCAATCGTTCATCAAGTCACGCATAAAAAATTAGGATTTGTTGTCATAATAAATGATATAACGGAAATTAGAAAGTTAGAAAAAATCAGAAGTGATTTTGTGGCAAATGTATCACATGAGTTAAGGACGCCACTTACTTCTATAAGAGGTTTTATTGAGACATTAAGGGAAGGCGCAATTGATAATGTTGAGAGAAGGGACAGATTTTTAGAGATCATCGAATTTGAAGCTGAAAGGCTTACAAGGCTAATAAATGACATTTTAACGCTTTCTGAGATAGAAAATTTAAAAGAAGGTTTTGTAAAAGAGGATATTGCAATTGATGAAGAGATTAATGAGATTTTTTATATTATGGAAAAGACTGCTAATGATAAAAATATAAGGCTTATAAAAGATTTGAACTGCAGGAATGTTGTGATTAAGACCAGCAAGGATAGACTTAGGCAGATGATTATTAATCTTGTTGACAATGGCATAAAGTATACTCCTGAAGGTGGATATGTGAAAGTCACCACAAACGATAGAGAAAATAATGTCGTAATAGAAGTAGAAGACAGCGGAATAGGCATATCAAAGGAAAATATACCGAGACTTTTTGAGAGATTTTATCGTGTCGATAAAGGAAGATCCAGAAAATTAGGTGGCACTGGACTGGGGCTTGCAATTGTAAAACACATTGTAGAATCCATGAAAGGTACTATTGCTGTTGAAAGCGAGATTGGCAAAGGCACAAAATTTACGATTATTTTGCCTAAAGAGCAAAAATAG
- the pstA gene encoding phosphate ABC transporter permease PstA, translating into MKSKFYDRLATIYFYVVAGVIVLFLLSLIMYILYQGRSELNLHFILTPPKFMEKGGGIAPQIFNSLLLLVLTLIISVPIGVGAGLYMAEYARPSKITELIRLSTETLSSLPSIVVGLFGLLIFVNMLHWGYSLMSGALALTVLNLPVMARVSEDAIKSVSSSLKEASFALGATKWQTIVKVLIPSALPGLITGIILTSGRIFGEAAALLYTAGMSTPMLNFKVLNPLMPNSPFYPFRAAETLAVYIWKVNSEGLAPDARQIADGSAAVLLIIVLLFNILARWLGNILYKKMTGGK; encoded by the coding sequence ATGAAATCAAAATTTTACGATAGGTTAGCAACGATTTACTTTTATGTTGTAGCAGGAGTCATAGTGCTTTTTCTCTTATCTCTTATAATGTATATATTGTATCAAGGCAGAAGCGAATTGAATTTGCATTTTATATTGACGCCTCCAAAGTTTATGGAGAAAGGCGGAGGCATAGCACCTCAGATATTTAATTCGCTGTTGCTTTTAGTACTAACGCTTATTATTTCAGTTCCAATTGGAGTTGGTGCAGGACTTTATATGGCAGAGTATGCAAGACCCAGCAAAATAACTGAGTTGATTAGGTTGTCAACAGAGACATTGTCATCGCTGCCATCAATTGTTGTAGGTCTTTTTGGACTTTTAATTTTTGTAAATATGCTTCATTGGGGATATTCGCTTATGTCAGGCGCGCTGGCTCTTACTGTATTAAATTTGCCTGTTATGGCAAGAGTCAGTGAAGATGCTATAAAAAGCGTTTCATCTTCTTTAAAAGAGGCAAGTTTTGCATTAGGTGCCACAAAATGGCAGACTATAGTAAAAGTTTTAATCCCATCTGCATTGCCGGGGCTTATAACAGGCATAATACTCACATCTGGTAGGATTTTTGGAGAAGCTGCTGCGCTTTTATACACCGCTGGTATGAGTACACCTATGCTTAATTTTAAAGTGTTAAATCCATTAATGCCAAACTCTCCATTTTATCCGTTTAGGGCCGCCGAGACTTTAGCTGTATACATTTGGAAAGTTAATAGTGAAGGGCTTGCGCCGGATGCCAGACAAATTGCAGATGGTTCAGCGGCAGTTCTTCTCATAATCGTATTGCTATTTAATATTTTAGCTCGTTGGCTTGGAAATATTTTATATAAAAAGATGACAGGCGGAAAATAA
- the spoIIP gene encoding stage II sporulation protein P encodes MIQMRNKKVIVFILFTVLVTSFSFIKVNADDWSGKDGGYYTVYLNKTNNVLFRISWDLKVNDMYLSHDNKMYKIIKVDKKNDKAYATYLKTVKLPDVNIEEVSQAMAQKTGERKIAMYSTHSDESYIPTDGTASIYGHGGIYKVDASLSNALSKKGIKTFVDETLYLPHDAMAYRRSRVGALKILKNDRPDLLLDIHRDAAPYQDYIRKIAGTNATGVRLVLGRTNANLKANQDLAFRIKAIADKEYPNLIKDIFYGSGDYNQDLTPNSLLLEFGTDTHTRQRAEESAKFMADVLTKAVYGTDEKKQVGTLTNTQKGTTSQNNSAGWGIWILIGVAVFSIVGFMFLSTGGREMMSKIKDYTKKEFSSFLGIFNRDKK; translated from the coding sequence ATGATTCAGATGAGAAATAAAAAAGTGATTGTGTTTATATTATTTACAGTATTAGTCACATCATTTTCATTTATAAAAGTAAATGCCGATGACTGGAGCGGCAAAGATGGCGGATATTATACGGTGTATTTAAACAAGACGAATAATGTGCTTTTTAGGATTTCTTGGGATTTAAAAGTAAACGACATGTATTTGTCGCATGACAATAAAATGTATAAGATAATAAAAGTGGATAAAAAAAATGACAAAGCTTATGCTACGTATTTAAAGACGGTAAAACTTCCAGATGTCAACATAGAAGAAGTTTCTCAAGCAATGGCTCAAAAAACAGGCGAAAGAAAAATTGCAATGTATTCTACACACAGTGATGAGTCGTATATACCGACAGATGGAACTGCCAGCATTTATGGACATGGAGGCATATATAAAGTCGATGCATCGTTAAGCAATGCGCTGTCAAAGAAGGGCATCAAAACATTTGTCGATGAGACGCTTTATTTACCGCACGACGCAATGGCATACAGGCGTTCTCGTGTTGGTGCATTAAAAATTTTAAAAAACGATAGACCTGACTTGCTGCTTGACATACACAGGGATGCTGCGCCATACCAAGATTATATACGAAAGATAGCTGGTACAAATGCAACAGGGGTTAGACTTGTCTTAGGCAGAACAAATGCGAATTTAAAAGCAAACCAAGACTTGGCTTTTCGAATAAAAGCAATAGCAGATAAAGAATATCCTAACTTGATAAAAGATATTTTTTACGGAAGTGGCGACTACAATCAAGATTTAACTCCTAATTCGTTGCTGCTGGAATTTGGAACAGATACCCATACAAGGCAGAGAGCTGAAGAATCAGCAAAGTTTATGGCTGACGTCCTTACGAAAGCTGTATATGGTACAGACGAGAAGAAACAAGTTGGCACTTTGACTAATACGCAAAAAGGAACGACATCGCAAAACAATTCTGCTGGTTGGGGCATTTGGATTCTTATAGGTGTAGCCGTTTTTTCAATTGTAGGATTTATGTTTCTGAGTACAGGTGGGCGAGAAATGATGTCTAAGATAAAAGATTATACAAAGAAAGAATTCAGCAGTTTTTTGGGAATTTTCAATAGAGATAAAAAGTGA
- the pstB gene encoding phosphate ABC transporter ATP-binding protein PstB, translating to MKKIEVRDLDLFYGQMQALKKINIDVEENSVMALIGPSGCGKSTFLRTLNRMNDLIDGVTIKGTVMIDNQNIYKDVDAIELRKRVGMVFQKPNPFPMTIYDNIAYGPRIHGQKNKKILNEIVEKSLKDAALWDEVKDRLNDSALGLSGGQQQRLCIARTLAIEPEIILMDEPTSALDPISTMKIEELIDQLKNKYTIVIVTHNMQQAGRVSDSTSFFLNGEIIETGKTEDIFYNPRDKRTEDYITGRFG from the coding sequence ATGAAAAAGATTGAAGTAAGGGATCTTGATTTGTTTTATGGCCAGATGCAGGCTTTGAAAAAAATAAATATAGATGTGGAAGAAAACAGCGTCATGGCTTTAATTGGCCCATCTGGATGCGGAAAGTCTACTTTTTTAAGGACATTGAATAGGATGAATGACCTTATAGATGGGGTGACTATAAAAGGAACTGTAATGATAGACAATCAAAATATATACAAGGATGTGGATGCAATAGAGCTTAGAAAAAGGGTGGGAATGGTATTTCAAAAGCCAAATCCTTTTCCAATGACGATATACGATAATATTGCATACGGTCCGCGAATACACGGGCAGAAAAATAAGAAAATATTAAATGAGATAGTTGAAAAAAGTTTAAAAGATGCAGCTCTTTGGGATGAAGTTAAGGATAGGCTTAATGATTCAGCATTAGGCTTATCAGGTGGTCAGCAGCAGAGATTGTGTATAGCAAGGACATTGGCAATCGAACCAGAGATAATCTTGATGGATGAGCCTACATCTGCTCTTGATCCGATTTCAACCATGAAGATAGAAGAATTAATAGACCAATTGAAGAATAAATATACTATAGTTATTGTTACACACAATATGCAGCAGGCTGGAAGAGTGTCTGACTCAACGTCATTTTTCTTAAATGGCGAGATAATTGAGACAGGAAAAACTGAGGATATATTTTATAATCCACGTGACAAACGTACAGAGGATTATATAACGGGAAGATTCGGTTAA
- the pstC gene encoding phosphate ABC transporter permease subunit PstC translates to MSEKYDKRRKIFDKIGKTYAFICAFLLIVITVSIFYFVATKGLSTFIVDKRSISEFLFGTTWKPDRPNSQGGLAIGSLQFILGSVLVSVFAILISTPLSISAAIFMVEIAKKLGRNLLQPAMEIFVGIPSVVYGWIGLTVLVPFISKHIGGLGFSLLAGILVLTIMVLPTITSVSTDAIKSLPWEIREASYALGATRWQTIRRVVLPAAKSGILTAVVLGLARAFGEALAVQMVIGNSPAIPLSFLQPMSTITSVITMDMANTVTGSTWNNALWSLALLLLLISFGFILIIRLVGRRSMYK, encoded by the coding sequence ATGTCTGAAAAGTATGACAAAAGACGAAAGATTTTTGACAAGATTGGAAAAACGTATGCTTTTATTTGTGCTTTCTTATTGATAGTTATAACTGTTTCCATTTTCTACTTTGTTGCAACAAAAGGGTTATCAACTTTTATTGTTGATAAGCGTTCTATAAGCGAATTTCTTTTTGGGACCACATGGAAACCAGATAGGCCTAATAGTCAAGGAGGACTTGCTATAGGTTCACTTCAGTTTATACTGGGTTCTGTGCTTGTATCAGTTTTTGCAATTTTGATAAGCACACCTCTTAGCATATCGGCAGCTATCTTCATGGTTGAAATAGCGAAAAAACTTGGAAGAAATTTATTGCAGCCTGCGATGGAGATATTCGTTGGAATCCCTTCTGTCGTATACGGTTGGATTGGACTTACCGTTTTAGTTCCTTTCATCAGCAAACATATTGGTGGATTAGGTTTTAGTCTGCTGGCAGGTATTTTAGTATTGACGATAATGGTGCTTCCTACGATAACAAGTGTCAGCACAGATGCTATTAAGTCATTGCCTTGGGAGATACGAGAGGCTTCTTATGCTCTTGGTGCTACAAGATGGCAGACGATTAGAAGGGTAGTATTGCCTGCCGCAAAGTCTGGTATACTTACGGCGGTTGTATTAGGGCTGGCTCGTGCTTTCGGTGAAGCTTTGGCGGTTCAAATGGTTATTGGAAACAGCCCGGCGATTCCTTTGTCGTTCTTGCAGCCTATGTCCACGATTACATCTGTTATTACTATGGATATGGCCAATACGGTTACTGGTTCAACTTGGAATAATGCCCTTTGGTCATTGGCATTATTATTGCTCTTGATTTCTTTCGGATTTATTCTCATAATAAGGCTTGTTGGCAGGAGGAGCATGTATAAATGA
- the phoU gene encoding phosphate signaling complex protein PhoU, whose product MNRTHFEKELEDLHYDILKMGAMVEEAIGNSILSLINHDVEMAQKVIDQDDRIDEKEVEIDDRCSRIILTQQPLARDLRIVLTGLKINTDLERMADHAVDIAKTTIRIAHQTYIKPLIDIPRMSDIVREMVKLSLDSYVNQDTQLAKTINQKDDIVDSLYKQIFRELLTYMIEDPKNIDQAAQFLFVARYLERIADHATNICEWVIYLDSGQHIDLNE is encoded by the coding sequence GTGAATAGGACACACTTTGAAAAAGAGTTGGAAGATTTACACTATGATATTTTGAAGATGGGTGCAATGGTTGAAGAAGCTATCGGAAATTCCATATTATCTTTAATAAACCATGATGTAGAAATGGCTCAGAAAGTAATCGATCAAGACGACAGGATAGATGAAAAAGAAGTGGAAATTGACGATAGATGTTCCAGGATAATTTTGACACAGCAGCCGTTGGCAAGAGATCTTAGGATTGTTCTTACAGGCCTTAAGATAAATACTGATTTGGAAAGAATGGCAGACCATGCAGTAGACATAGCAAAAACCACAATCAGAATAGCACATCAGACGTACATTAAGCCTCTCATTGACATACCAAGGATGAGCGACATTGTGAGAGAGATGGTTAAGCTGTCTCTTGACTCTTATGTGAATCAAGATACACAATTAGCTAAGACCATCAACCAAAAGGATGATATTGTCGATAGCTTATACAAGCAGATTTTTAGAGAGCTTCTCACCTATATGATAGAAGATCCAAAAAACATCGATCAAGCTGCACAATTCTTATTTGTCGCACGATATCTGGAGAGAATAGCAGATCATGCCACAAATATATGCGAATGGGTAATATATCTTGATAGTGGGCAGCACATAGATTTAAATGAATAA
- a CDS encoding phosphate ABC transporter substrate-binding protein: MSKSKIAKVLLSVLMVLSVFLFSACGPNTNNSGSSNQSSSNQDISGTATAVGSTALQPLVEQAATLFNQKYPNATINVQGGGSGTGLTQVAQGAADIGDSDIYAEEKSGIDAKSLVDHKVAVVGFAVVVNKDVTIDNLTQQQLVDIFTGKIKNWKEVGGPDEPIVVINRPTSSGTRATFKKIVLGGQDEVQGLALTEDASGTVRKTVAEKKGAISYLAFSYLDDSVKALKYNGVAPTKENVINGTYPIASYEHMYTKGEPKGVVKAFLDFMMSDEVQKGPAEKLGFININDMKVTLK, translated from the coding sequence ATGTCGAAGAGTAAAATAGCAAAAGTTTTGTTGTCTGTATTGATGGTTTTAAGTGTGTTTTTATTTTCTGCATGTGGTCCAAATACTAATAATTCAGGATCATCTAATCAATCAAGTAGCAATCAAGATATTTCTGGCACTGCAACAGCAGTTGGTTCTACAGCTTTACAGCCCTTAGTAGAGCAAGCAGCTACATTATTTAATCAAAAATATCCTAATGCGACTATCAATGTCCAAGGCGGCGGAAGTGGTACTGGTTTGACGCAGGTAGCACAAGGCGCAGCGGATATAGGCGATTCAGACATATACGCAGAAGAGAAATCAGGTATTGATGCAAAATCATTGGTAGATCACAAAGTTGCTGTTGTAGGTTTTGCTGTTGTTGTCAATAAAGACGTGACGATAGACAATTTGACGCAGCAACAATTGGTAGACATATTTACAGGCAAGATAAAAAATTGGAAAGAAGTTGGCGGTCCAGACGAACCTATTGTTGTAATAAATAGACCTACAAGTTCAGGTACAAGAGCTACTTTTAAGAAAATCGTATTAGGTGGACAAGATGAAGTGCAGGGATTGGCGTTGACAGAAGATGCTTCAGGTACTGTTAGAAAGACAGTTGCAGAAAAGAAAGGCGCAATAAGCTATCTTGCGTTCTCCTATCTTGACGATTCTGTAAAAGCTTTGAAGTACAATGGTGTTGCGCCTACAAAAGAAAATGTCATAAATGGCACGTATCCAATTGCATCGTACGAGCACATGTACACTAAAGGCGAACCTAAAGGCGTTGTGAAGGCATTCTTAGATTTTATGATGTCTGATGAAGTTCAAAAAGGACCTGCAGAGAAGCTTGGTTTTATAAACATAAATGACATGAAAGTAACTTTAAAATAG
- a CDS encoding DUF1614 domain-containing protein — protein sequence MPLAYIILSITGLFVLFGFAHRVLDRMKMTDTWALIIIMGMMVGTFLPDIPLGKKISINIGGAVIPAAVAVYLFIRAERGVERINAVVSSILAGTAVYLAGKLLPSEPEAMFIEPNYVYGIISGLIAYMFGRSRRCAFIAGVMGVILSDLAEGITNIILARPGTISVGGAGAFDTVVISMIVAVFFSEILGETREKIQGGTSKKNTEPHLTSSLLSEDDIKAIREKYRKKDSDDSDEK from the coding sequence ATGCCACTTGCTTACATAATATTATCTATAACGGGATTGTTTGTTCTTTTTGGATTCGCTCACAGAGTTTTAGACAGGATGAAGATGACAGACACATGGGCGTTGATAATAATAATGGGAATGATGGTAGGTACGTTCTTGCCGGATATACCATTAGGGAAAAAGATATCTATAAATATAGGAGGTGCTGTGATACCAGCGGCAGTTGCGGTTTATTTGTTCATAAGAGCGGAAAGAGGCGTTGAAAGAATAAATGCTGTAGTATCATCTATATTGGCGGGAACTGCTGTTTACTTGGCTGGAAAATTGCTGCCCAGTGAACCAGAAGCTATGTTTATAGAGCCTAACTATGTTTACGGCATTATCAGTGGTTTGATTGCGTATATGTTTGGCAGGTCAAGAAGATGTGCTTTTATTGCTGGTGTTATGGGAGTCATTTTAAGCGACTTAGCAGAAGGTATCACAAATATAATTTTGGCCAGACCAGGTACAATTTCTGTAGGAGGAGCAGGTGCATTTGATACTGTAGTCATATCGATGATAGTAGCAGTATTTTTCTCTGAAATACTGGGTGAAACAAGGGAAAAAATACAAGGTGGTACATCAAAGAAAAACACAGAACCGCATTTAACCAGCAGCCTTTTAAGCGAGGACGATATTAAAGCCATTAGAGAAAAATATCGCAAAAAGGACAGTGATGATTCAGATGAGAAATAA
- a CDS encoding methyl-accepting chemotaxis protein — MKKLSISGLRIRTKMILLFSILVLISITIVGFTTYTITKNYIVNDIQNSLSSSTKTMINQISLLEGAYNSSEFGAKLQYVIESEKASYITRGLKPQIYIFDRQLNSIRWQDGSLKKEENNVISKSQIAEMFKKNNGLVHTKLSNNDVLISYRYIIEKDWLYVIIVSENAYLKPVYEIRNATLLIGLFSLIFAFILSMIGTKGITEPLTKLQKVFNKISTGDLKIVSDIKTGSLEIVNISNSVSYMVSNLRDIVQKIYKIIEGLNAHAETFKDVSAKSIEKTKEIFESMKEISSGSEKQKIAIENTTNNIVEIKSSANLMMLNVDKTVNSAKVMNETAVMGLNAIENVAENMKAISLSVQDTYELFKRLVINSKKINDIVDIIKNISKQTHLLSLNAAIEAAKAKEHGRGFRVVADEIRKLSVDSENAIVQASAILSEVLDEIYSANTRIEKEKDVIAKGLSISERAKENFNDIYMNIKITKENILELEEYIKKVTGNLDKIMSDALIVKEISAGFNQNAGAVEKNIDEEYEMIINLEKATNDLIDYAQLLNESVKDFKI; from the coding sequence ATGAAGAAATTGAGTATATCTGGTCTTAGAATCAGAACAAAGATGATACTTCTTTTTTCAATCCTTGTATTGATATCTATAACAATTGTAGGCTTTACTACATATACAATTACAAAAAATTACATAGTCAATGACATACAAAATAGTTTATCAAGTTCCACAAAAACCATGATAAATCAAATCTCGCTTTTAGAAGGTGCTTATAATTCAAGTGAATTTGGAGCCAAACTTCAATATGTCATTGAAAGCGAAAAAGCTTCTTATATTACAAGAGGACTTAAACCACAAATTTACATATTTGATAGGCAACTAAATTCCATAAGATGGCAAGATGGCAGTTTAAAAAAAGAAGAAAACAATGTAATCAGTAAATCACAAATAGCTGAGATGTTTAAGAAAAATAATGGTCTTGTACATACAAAGCTGAGCAATAATGACGTATTAATAAGCTATAGATATATTATTGAAAAGGATTGGCTATACGTAATTATTGTTAGTGAAAATGCTTATTTAAAACCTGTATATGAAATAAGAAATGCAACTTTATTAATAGGTTTATTTTCGCTAATTTTTGCATTTATACTATCAATGATTGGAACTAAAGGGATTACAGAGCCTTTAACAAAATTGCAAAAAGTCTTCAATAAAATTTCAACTGGAGATTTAAAGATTGTATCTGATATTAAGACAGGGAGTCTTGAAATAGTTAATATTTCAAATAGTGTAAGTTACATGGTTTCTAATTTAAGAGACATAGTACAGAAAATTTATAAAATAATTGAAGGATTAAATGCACATGCAGAAACTTTTAAAGATGTTTCTGCAAAATCAATAGAAAAAACAAAAGAAATCTTTGAAAGCATGAAAGAGATATCATCAGGCTCTGAAAAACAGAAGATTGCTATAGAAAATACGACAAATAATATTGTTGAGATTAAATCATCAGCTAATTTGATGATGCTAAATGTAGATAAAACCGTAAATTCGGCTAAAGTTATGAATGAAACTGCTGTGATGGGTTTAAACGCAATCGAAAATGTTGCGGAAAACATGAAAGCAATTAGTTTGAGCGTTCAGGATACTTATGAATTATTTAAAAGATTGGTGATAAATTCAAAAAAGATAAATGACATCGTGGATATCATTAAAAATATATCAAAACAGACCCACTTACTTTCGCTGAATGCAGCAATTGAGGCTGCAAAAGCTAAAGAACATGGAAGAGGATTTAGGGTTGTCGCCGATGAAATAAGGAAATTATCCGTAGATTCTGAAAATGCTATTGTACAAGCATCGGCTATTCTATCTGAAGTGTTAGATGAGATTTACAGCGCTAATACCAGGATAGAAAAAGAAAAAGATGTGATTGCTAAGGGATTGTCTATAAGCGAAAGGGCGAAAGAAAATTTCAATGATATTTATATGAATATAAAGATCACAAAAGAAAATATTTTGGAATTAGAAGAGTATATAAAAAAAGTAACAGGAAATCTTGATAAAATAATGTCGGATGCGTTAATAGTGAAAGAAATATCAGCCGGTTTTAATCAAAATGCTGGTGCTGTGGAGAAAAATATTGATGAAGAGTATGAGATGATAATAAACTTGGAAAAAGCTACAAATGATTTGATTGATTACGCTCAATTGCTAAATGAATCAGTAAAAGATTTTAAGATTTAA